One Acinetobacter colistiniresistens DNA segment encodes these proteins:
- a CDS encoding RES family NAD+ phosphorylase yields MEIIEEFSICIKCVDDEFLKNIILEKDEIHNCSQCNESNLAIGFVDLAKLLESVIIENFTIGTYQKYFNKGKGFSEEFQRGILLQEVIDEILGLEVKHGNELVQLLIESESSTDPNDYDDREGNFFTDDENYVELQIDNLNLNGEWYQLIEELKTQRRFFSDNARKLFKFLFEDLDELWAFIPIENKYDKGWFSRKKRDVIETLPISTKIYRARRANSLSESKRYLLNPNQELAPPPTEYAQQGRMNAKGISNFYGAFDIDTCIAEMRPSIGSFIVVGEFVTTRELKILNFEYLENSYGHISYFLPDYQDQSSRRKFLKNFIN; encoded by the coding sequence ATGGAAATAATAGAAGAATTTTCTATATGTATCAAATGTGTGGATGATGAATTCTTAAAGAATATCATACTTGAAAAAGATGAAATCCATAATTGCTCTCAATGTAATGAAAGTAACTTAGCAATTGGATTTGTAGACTTGGCTAAATTACTGGAAAGTGTAATAATTGAAAACTTCACAATAGGCACGTATCAAAAATATTTTAATAAAGGCAAAGGTTTTTCAGAAGAATTCCAGAGGGGAATCCTTCTGCAAGAAGTTATAGATGAAATTTTAGGACTTGAAGTTAAACATGGAAATGAATTGGTTCAACTTCTTATAGAATCTGAAAGTAGTACTGATCCGAATGATTATGATGACCGTGAAGGTAATTTTTTTACTGACGATGAAAACTATGTAGAGCTCCAAATTGATAATTTGAATCTTAACGGTGAATGGTATCAACTGATAGAAGAACTTAAAACCCAACGACGTTTTTTTAGTGACAATGCCAGAAAATTATTTAAATTTCTTTTTGAAGATTTAGATGAGCTCTGGGCATTTATTCCAATTGAAAATAAGTATGATAAGGGGTGGTTTAGTAGAAAAAAAAGAGATGTAATTGAAACGCTCCCAATAAGCACCAAAATTTATCGAGCGCGTAGGGCAAACTCACTTTCTGAAAGTAAACGTTACTTATTGAATCCTAATCAAGAACTAGCACCACCGCCTACCGAATATGCTCAACAAGGTCGAATGAATGCTAAAGGTATATCTAATTTTTATGGAGCATTTGATATAGACACCTGCATTGCAGAAATGCGACCCTCAATAGGTAGTTTTATTGTAGTAGGTGAGTTTGTAACAACGAGAGAATTAAAAATTTTAAATTTTGAGTATTTGGAAAATTCTTATGGTCATATTAGCTATTTTCTTCCAGACTACCAAGATCAATCTTCGCGAAGAAAATTTTTGAAAAACTTCATAAATTAA
- a CDS encoding RES family NAD+ phosphorylase — translation MNGHEDEYLITQVLAEYLAYMHPENFDGISFKSTQSENGSNIVLFPKTIIPVERYSLMMIKIFSK, via the coding sequence ATAAATGGTCACGAGGATGAATATTTAATAACACAAGTTTTAGCTGAATATTTAGCATATATGCATCCAGAAAACTTCGATGGAATTTCATTTAAATCTACCCAATCTGAAAATGGTAGTAATATTGTACTTTTCCCAAAAACAATTATACCAGTTGAACGGTATTCTTTAATGATGATAAAGATCTTTTCGAAATAG